The window ATAGTTTGGCAATCAAGTGACAGTCCTACACCGATCACTTGCTAGCTCAAGTCCAAATATACAGAAGAAAATGAATGCATGATGCATAAGCTTTTCTACAAATCACTAGGTATGTAATTGTCTTTTGATGATAAAACAACCATTTTAATACTTAAGTTGTGCCACAAATCAACGTGAACCTATTATAATATTCGATTTGGTACTGATATTGTTTCAAACTTAATAATTCGACATCAACTTAAGCACCTAAGTTCGTCCACATCCATGACTTATATTGAGCCGTACAAATACTAAAAATATCTTGGTAACACGTCTTAGTATATTTTGTGATAGAGCCAGGAAGAACTGAAATGATGTCTTGATTTTGTGTTTCTAGTTTCTAATCAAGtcatgcctcgattctaagatATGCCCAGAATTGGCACATGATAGCAGAAAATAAGGGTATAATAATACATAAAGTCAGTTGATACACATACATAATACATATAAGATATTCAACGGGTTTTACATGACACAAGGGATTGGTGTCAAATTATAAAGAAATAGACCATAAAATGTAACATGGAGGGAATTAGAGAAACTCTCCATGAGCATTACAAGATCATATACGAGGGTTTCATAGATGACACCTCCCAAGTACGGTTCTGTGAATTCCTCTCACATGCTTTTGTAATGCTTGTGAAAAGTTTCTCTACTTCCCTCCATGTTATATTTTGTGGTCTATTTATTCATAGCTTGGTATCAATCCCTTGAGTCTTGTTAaaccctcatccaaacataccCTAAAGTAATTTTGAATATcttcttgttaaaaaaaaccgACGATTTTGATAAGGATCAATGTACTAAATAAGGTACATATTTAAGAATAAGAACAATTTGAGAATTGAATCCAACTACAATTTTCAGCCTTGCAACTACAATCTATTCGGCTCTAGTACATTCCCTCTTGCATCTAGctaaaaaacataatttataTCGAGGGGTGAAGCTGCTTGGAAGCATTCAGTCTATGTAAAACCTTGCCAAAAACATCATAAAATGCAATCTCTGCATCTGTGGGATTCAACTTCACAGACATAAAGCCTTGACCATCATAAAAGAAGTTGAGCCCTTCTTTGCTCAGCCCCTTAACATCTCCCCTCCATGCTTTAGACCCTGCTCCGCTTGTTAGAAACTGTATCGGGCTGCATTTACATTCGAGTTTCAATCAGCATCACCGTCGTGGGGTCACATACAAGTTACTTAAGCTTATACTTCATGACTCTCGTTTAGTGCTTAGGATTGGATTGTATGGGATAATCACCACCAGATTCAATGTGTTGAAGCAAGAAATGAATGTTAACTTCCAAATCTAGCGAGTTATCCAATATCCAGTCCAAGGTACCAAACAAGGCTTTCCAATTTTAAGCAACACCATGAAAACTACCTAAATTAAACTTCTGTACCTCTCTAAGTCGCTAACGTGTTCTAGGCAATGATTGTGCCCGTTCATGTAAAAATCAACGTCATTGGCCTGAGATTTATGAAGGATTTAGTAGAGTTAGCTTTCTTCATATGACATAGTTTCATCACAACTTATTCTTATCGAAGATTTATAGAAATACATACCCGAAGGATTGGGAGAAGCTGGTTTATAAGCTCCTGTGTGTCACCATGATGCCCTACACTTCGAATTGCATGGTGTCCAACAACAATCTTCCACTTTGCAGGGGATGTCTTCAATGCAAACTCCACATCCTATTACCACATCAGATGTATCAATATGCATCATGGTTTTCACTAAGATGTCAATCTGGTGGTTTCCCACGCTAAATACGCACTGCCATGCGTTTTAAGTTTCTCACATTTTAGGCAACATTCAAATTCAAAATGGTAGCAGAAATTTGATTATACCTTCAACAAGTTTGCAATATAAGCCTTTCGAGGGACAATGCCACGCCAATCGTAAGTATGTTCGTCTGCGTTTGTGAAGTACATATCCACCAAAGGCGTGGTGTCCACGAAGAAAATCTCCGCTAGTTCTGGAGGAAAAAGGATATAGGAAGCAACTGCTTATGAAGTTTTGATCGAGTTTCCAGGGATTTCAATTCATTGTATAGAAAAGAAGGAAACTCAAGAGCTCTTATGTTATGCACACCTGTATTCACAATGAAAGACCTCAAGCAAAGCCATCTGCTATCGATTTTCCGGAGGAGGGGGCTCAGTTGAGCCTCTGCATCTCCCCTGTAATCATGGTTCCCCAACACTGGCATTCAAAGTAAACCAAGGATAATTATTATCaaggtgtttggacccaaatttacactatCGGCCCGTGCAGTCAAGGCCGTTAGATGAGTAAAGTTCTAGACCGTGGGATGATAAAGTGGTTGAGataattttcaattattattaaGAACCGTGTGGAGAAATTCTACAAGGTTGGAATGGGATGATCAGTATGATGAGATGCTGTGCGTGCGAAAGTCTCTCAGATatctactatatatatatatattaggccTGCATGCCTATGCGGCTATGCCGTGCGTACGAAAAGCTCCCAACTCCTAAAatatctattatatatatatatatatatataatagtggTTATTACTATTTGGTCAGATGATGTGATAAGTCTTGATAGACTTTTGGTTTGTTTGAGAAGGCACGACAGCTTGAAAGGATAGCCCTCTGATATATCAAATTTCTTTTCACAAGTTTGAGTTACAAATGAACTCTATGAAGTTACCAGGCCGTGCCCAGCAAGAACTGATCACTATAAGTACAAGGCGCTCTGCATCAGAAAAAGGAcccacaaaatcaatacaaaattgccatgcgcaaactctcacaacttgagatctttttcttttcctttttcgctgacacatcttccgttggcatcaacagcactgtggaagcaaccggtgatatcttaagtcggcatagatagctctgtcaccgtagagtcggtcggtctcgcagtatcttccgttggcatcaacagcactgcggcgagaacggtcgattacctatccaagtctcggtcgagaagggttttcgaatccttgttggtcgaggtcatctcattagccttctcggcgaggtgaggtgtcacagttattacattcggcacattgcaagccgaattcggttcgtgaactttgtaagaaatagcagccttgtcttcaggctcgagaacccaagaggccgagacgtgttcctttctcggccgcaatcgca is drawn from Malus domestica chromosome 14, GDT2T_hap1 and contains these coding sequences:
- the LOC103455654 gene encoding purple acid phosphatase 17-like isoform X1, giving the protein MAIPFKNYRTSIFFLILSFALCLVITSAELQRFDHPTKQDGSLSFLVIGDWGRRGDFNQSQVAFQMGKIGDKLNIDFVVSTGDNFYDNGLISEHDTAFEESFTKIYTEESLQKQWYSVLGNHDYRGDAEAQLSPLLRKIDSRWLCLRSFIVNTELAEIFFVDTTPLVDMYFTNADEHTYDWRGIVPRKAYIANLLKDVEFALKTSPAKWKIVVGHHAIRSVGHHGDTQELINQLLPILRANDVDFYMNGHNHCLEHVSDLESPIQFLTSGAGSKAWRGDVKGLSKEGLNFFYDGQGFMSVKLNPTDAEIAFYDVFGKVLHRLNASKQLHPSI
- the LOC103455654 gene encoding purple acid phosphatase 17-like isoform X2 — translated: MGKIGDKLNIDFVVSTGDNFYDNGLISEHDTAFEESFTKIYTEESLQKQWYSVLGNHDYRGDAEAQLSPLLRKIDSRWLCLRSFIVNTELAEIFFVDTTPLVDMYFTNADEHTYDWRGIVPRKAYIANLLKDVEFALKTSPAKWKIVVGHHAIRSVGHHGDTQELINQLLPILRANDVDFYMNGHNHCLEHVSDLESPIQFLTSGAGSKAWRGDVKGLSKEGLNFFYDGQGFMSVKLNPTDAEIAFYDVFGKVLHRLNASKQLHPSI